Proteins encoded within one genomic window of Mycolicibacterium monacense:
- a CDS encoding adenosine deaminase — MTTPLTLENISQAPKALLHDHLDGGLRPSTVLELAGQYGYDDLPADDVDELATFFRTAAHSGSLVRYLEPFAHTVGVMQTAEALHRVAFECVEDLAGDNVVYAEVRFAPELHIEGGMGLDAVVDAVLAGFADGEKAAASAGRTITVRCLVTAMRHAARSREIAELAIRFRDRGVVGFDIAGAEAGYPPTRHLDAFEYMRGNNARFTIHAGEAFGLPSIHEAIAFCGADRLGHGVRIVDDITVAPDGQVKLGRLAAILRDKRIPLELCPSSNVQTGAVASIAEHPFDLLARTRFRVTVNTDNRLMSDTTMSQEMLRLVEAFGYGWSDLARFTINAMKSSFIPFDERLALIDDVIKPRYAVLAG, encoded by the coding sequence ATGACGACACCGCTGACGCTGGAGAACATCAGCCAGGCGCCAAAGGCGCTGCTGCACGATCACCTCGACGGCGGTCTGCGCCCGTCGACGGTCCTCGAACTGGCCGGACAGTACGGCTACGACGATCTGCCCGCCGACGACGTCGACGAGCTGGCGACGTTCTTCCGCACCGCCGCCCACAGCGGGTCGCTGGTGCGCTACCTCGAACCGTTCGCCCACACCGTCGGGGTGATGCAGACCGCCGAAGCGCTGCACCGGGTGGCGTTCGAATGCGTCGAGGATCTCGCCGGCGACAACGTCGTCTACGCCGAGGTGCGGTTCGCCCCTGAACTCCACATCGAGGGCGGGATGGGCCTGGACGCGGTCGTCGACGCCGTGCTGGCCGGTTTCGCCGACGGGGAGAAGGCAGCCGCCAGCGCGGGTCGCACGATCACTGTCCGCTGCCTGGTGACCGCGATGCGCCACGCCGCGCGCTCACGCGAGATCGCCGAACTGGCCATCCGATTCCGCGACCGCGGCGTCGTCGGCTTCGACATCGCGGGCGCGGAGGCCGGCTACCCGCCCACCCGCCACCTCGACGCGTTCGAGTACATGCGGGGCAACAACGCGCGCTTCACGATTCACGCCGGTGAGGCCTTCGGCCTGCCGTCCATCCACGAGGCCATCGCGTTCTGCGGGGCCGACCGGTTGGGTCACGGCGTGCGCATCGTCGACGACATCACCGTGGCGCCGGACGGGCAGGTGAAACTGGGTCGGCTGGCCGCAATCCTGCGGGACAAGCGCATCCCGCTCGAGCTGTGCCCGAGCTCGAACGTGCAGACCGGGGCGGTGGCCAGTATCGCCGAGCATCCGTTCGACCTGCTGGCCCGCACCCGGTTCCGCGTCACGGTCAACACCGACAACCGGCTGATGAGCGACACCACGATGAGCCAGGAGATGCTGCGCCTGGTCGAGGCCTTCGGCTACGGCTGGAGCGATCTGGCGCGGTTCACCATCAACGCGATGAAGTCGTCCTTCATCCCGTTCGACGAGCGGCTCGCGCTCATCGACGACGTGATCAAACCCCGGTACGCCGTGCTTGCCGGGTGA
- a CDS encoding thymidine phosphorylase encodes MSHLDAPTVIRVKRDGGVLPDEAIDWVIDAYTRGQVADEQMSALLMAIFLRGMTGPEIARWTAAMVASGQRFDFTDLRRGGRPLALVDKHSTGGVGDKITIPLVPVVMACGGAVPQAAGRGLGHTGGTLDKLEAIPGFTAELTKSQIRQQLSEIGAAIFAAGELAPADRKIYALRDVTATTESLPLIASSVMSKKIAEGARALVLDTKVGSGAFLPTEAEARELARTMVELGHAHGLVTRALLTDMSVPLGRAVGNAVEVVESLEVLAGGGPDDVVELTLALAAEMLDAAGIDGTDPAETLRDGTAMDCFRALVAAQGGDTTRLAADALPIGVHTDTVTAPRGGTMGDIDAMAVGLAVWRLGAGRSAPGEQVQFGAGLRIHRRPGEPVSAGEPLFTLYTDTPDRLGPARAELEGAWTVGDSAPPVRPLIIDRITATG; translated from the coding sequence ATGTCGCATCTCGATGCTCCGACCGTCATCCGGGTCAAACGCGACGGCGGCGTCCTCCCCGACGAGGCGATCGACTGGGTGATCGACGCGTACACCCGCGGGCAGGTGGCCGACGAGCAGATGTCGGCCCTGCTGATGGCGATCTTCCTGCGCGGGATGACCGGCCCCGAGATCGCGCGCTGGACCGCGGCGATGGTGGCCTCGGGGCAGCGGTTCGACTTCACCGATCTGCGACGCGGCGGCCGTCCGCTGGCGCTGGTCGACAAACACTCCACCGGTGGGGTCGGCGACAAGATCACCATCCCGCTGGTGCCGGTCGTGATGGCCTGCGGCGGTGCGGTGCCCCAGGCCGCCGGACGCGGGCTCGGCCACACCGGCGGCACCCTCGACAAACTCGAAGCCATCCCCGGATTCACCGCCGAACTGACCAAAAGCCAGATCCGCCAACAACTCAGCGAGATCGGCGCGGCGATCTTCGCCGCGGGTGAGCTGGCCCCGGCAGACCGCAAGATCTACGCGCTGCGCGACGTCACCGCCACCACCGAATCGCTGCCGCTGATCGCCAGCTCGGTGATGAGCAAGAAGATCGCCGAGGGCGCCCGCGCACTCGTGCTCGACACGAAGGTCGGTTCGGGCGCCTTCCTGCCCACCGAGGCCGAGGCCCGCGAACTGGCCCGCACGATGGTCGAGTTGGGTCACGCGCACGGTCTGGTGACGCGCGCCCTGCTGACCGACATGTCGGTGCCGCTGGGCCGCGCCGTCGGCAACGCGGTCGAGGTCGTCGAATCCCTGGAGGTGCTCGCCGGCGGCGGGCCCGACGACGTGGTGGAACTGACGCTGGCACTGGCGGCCGAGATGCTCGACGCCGCCGGGATCGACGGGACCGACCCCGCCGAGACGCTGCGCGACGGTACCGCCATGGACTGTTTCCGCGCGCTCGTCGCGGCCCAGGGCGGCGACACCACCCGATTGGCCGCCGACGCGTTGCCCATCGGTGTCCACACCGACACCGTCACGGCACCGCGCGGTGGCACCATGGGTGACATCGACGCGATGGCGGTGGGTCTGGCGGTGTGGCGGCTCGGAGCGGGCCGCTCGGCGCCCGGTGAGCAGGTGCAGTTCGGCGCCGGCCTCCGCATCCACCGTCGTCCCGGTGAGCCGGTGAGTGCGGGCGAGCCGCTGTTCACCCTCTACACCGACACCCCCGACCGGCTCGGGCCGGCCCGCGCCGAACTCGAGGGTGCCTGGACGGTGGGGGACAGCGCCCCGCCGGTACGTCCGCTGATCATCGATCGGATCACCGCGACAGGCTGA
- a CDS encoding cytidine deaminase: MSPEIKWEVLRRKAIEASSLAYAPYSGFPVGAAALVDDDRIVTGCNVENVSYGLGLCAECSVVCALHSGGGGRLVALSCVGPDSEVLMPCGRCRQVLLEHGGPDLLIDHPHGPRPLGELLPDAFGPDDLARRAAGEKP, from the coding sequence ATGTCTCCCGAAATCAAGTGGGAAGTGTTGCGGCGCAAGGCAATTGAGGCATCTTCGCTGGCCTATGCGCCCTACTCGGGGTTTCCGGTGGGCGCGGCGGCGCTCGTCGACGATGACCGAATAGTGACCGGATGCAATGTGGAGAATGTCTCATATGGCCTGGGTCTCTGTGCCGAGTGCAGTGTGGTCTGCGCCCTGCATTCCGGCGGCGGCGGACGCCTGGTCGCACTGTCGTGCGTGGGGCCCGACTCCGAGGTTCTGATGCCCTGCGGCCGGTGCCGTCAGGTGCTGCTCGAACACGGCGGTCCCGATCTGCTGATCGACCATCCGCACGGTCCGCGACCGCTCGGGGAACTCCTGCCCGACGCGTTCGGACCCGACGATCTGGCGCGGCGGGCGGCGGGGGAGAAGCCGTGA
- the sdhC gene encoding succinate dehydrogenase, cytochrome b556 subunit, which yields MSTATTADTDVPSPRDKPSRRRTLYRGDPGMWSWVLHRISGAAIFFFLFVHVVDTALVRVSPEAYNAVIETYKTPIIGLMEIGLVGAVLYHALNGIRVILIDFWSKGARYQRQMLWVVAGVFITVMIASLGVIGMHMAERFL from the coding sequence ATGAGTACTGCGACAACAGCGGATACCGACGTTCCGTCGCCGCGAGACAAACCATCCCGCCGCCGCACCCTCTACCGCGGTGACCCCGGGATGTGGTCGTGGGTGCTGCACCGCATCTCCGGTGCGGCGATCTTCTTCTTCCTGTTCGTCCACGTCGTCGACACGGCGTTGGTGCGGGTCAGTCCCGAGGCCTACAACGCCGTCATCGAGACCTACAAGACCCCGATCATCGGGCTGATGGAGATCGGCCTGGTCGGCGCGGTGCTCTACCACGCACTCAACGGCATCCGCGTCATCCTGATCGACTTCTGGTCCAAGGGCGCGCGCTACCAGCGGCAGATGCTGTGGGTCGTGGCGGGCGTGTTCATCACAGTCATGATCGCGTCGCTCGGCGTGATCGGCATGCACATGGCGGAGCGATTCCTATGA
- a CDS encoding succinate dehydrogenase hydrophobic membrane anchor subunit, whose protein sequence is MSPAENPYDHVTDRGGPAPVLQRSHDRPPSLDNPRAPKRAGGMPNFEKYAWLFMRFSGMALVFLALGHLFIMLMWDNGVYRIDFNYVAQRWSSPFWQTWDLLLLWLAQLHGGNGLRVIISDYARKDSTRFWLNSLLALSMIFILVLGTYVLLTFDANIS, encoded by the coding sequence ATGAGTCCGGCGGAGAACCCCTACGACCACGTCACCGACCGCGGCGGACCCGCGCCGGTGCTGCAGCGCAGCCACGACCGGCCGCCGAGCCTGGACAACCCGCGCGCACCCAAGCGTGCCGGCGGCATGCCGAACTTCGAGAAGTACGCATGGCTGTTCATGCGCTTCTCCGGGATGGCGCTGGTGTTCCTGGCGCTGGGCCACCTGTTCATCATGCTGATGTGGGACAACGGCGTGTACCGCATCGACTTCAACTACGTCGCGCAGCGGTGGTCCTCGCCGTTCTGGCAGACCTGGGACCTGCTGCTGCTGTGGCTGGCCCAGCTGCACGGCGGCAACGGCCTGCGCGTGATCATCTCGGACTACGCCCGCAAGGACTCCACGCGGTTCTGGCTGAACTCGCTGCTGGCGCTGTCGATGATCTTCATCCTCGTTCTCGGCACCTACGTGCTGTTGACGTTCGACGCGAACATCTCGTAA
- the sdhA gene encoding succinate dehydrogenase flavoprotein subunit, with product MLIEHRYDVVIVGAGGAGMRAAVEAGPRARTAVLTKLYPTRSHTGAAQGGMCAALANVEEDNWEWHTFDTVKGGDYLADQDAVEIMCKEAIDAVLDLEKMGMPFNRTPEGRIDQRRFGGHTRDHGKAPVRRACYAADRTGHMILQTLYQNCVKHDVEFFNEFYALDITLTETPGGPVATGVIAYELATGDIHVFHAKAIVFATGGSGRMYKTTSNAHTLTGDGLGIVFRKGLPLEDMEFHQFHPTGLAGLGILISEAVRGEGGRLLNGDGERFMERYAPTIVDLAPRDIVARSMVLEVLEGRGAGPNKDYVYIDVRHLGEDVLEAKLPDITEFARTYLGVDPVKELVPVYPTCHYVMGGIPTTVHGQVLRDNTTIVPGLYAAGECACVSVHGANRLGTNSLLDINVFGRRAGIAAANYALGHDFVDLPERPAEMVVNWVGDILSEHGNERVADIRGALQQSMDNNAAVFRTEETLKQALTDIHTLKERYSRITVQDKGKRYNSDLLEAIELGFLLELAEVTVVGALNRKESRGGHAREDYPNRDDTNYMRHTMAYKEGTDLLSDVRLDYKPVVQTRYEPMERKY from the coding sequence ATGTTGATTGAACATCGCTACGACGTCGTCATCGTCGGGGCCGGCGGCGCGGGTATGCGCGCCGCGGTCGAGGCAGGTCCGCGCGCCCGCACCGCGGTGCTGACCAAGCTGTACCCGACCCGCAGCCACACCGGCGCCGCCCAGGGCGGCATGTGCGCCGCGCTGGCCAACGTCGAAGAGGACAACTGGGAGTGGCACACCTTCGACACCGTCAAGGGCGGCGACTACCTCGCCGACCAGGACGCCGTCGAGATCATGTGCAAGGAAGCCATCGACGCGGTGCTCGACCTCGAGAAGATGGGGATGCCGTTCAACCGCACCCCTGAGGGCCGCATCGACCAGCGCCGGTTCGGCGGGCACACCCGTGACCACGGAAAGGCCCCGGTGCGCCGGGCGTGTTACGCCGCCGACCGCACCGGCCACATGATCCTGCAGACGCTGTACCAAAACTGCGTCAAACACGACGTCGAGTTCTTCAACGAGTTCTACGCCCTCGACATCACGCTGACCGAGACCCCCGGCGGCCCGGTGGCCACCGGCGTGATCGCCTACGAGTTGGCGACCGGCGACATCCACGTCTTCCACGCCAAGGCGATCGTGTTCGCCACCGGCGGTTCGGGCCGGATGTACAAGACGACGTCCAACGCGCACACGCTGACCGGTGACGGGCTGGGCATCGTCTTCCGCAAGGGTCTGCCGCTGGAGGACATGGAGTTCCACCAGTTCCACCCGACGGGTCTGGCCGGCCTCGGCATCCTCATCTCCGAGGCCGTGCGCGGTGAGGGCGGTCGCCTGCTCAACGGCGACGGCGAGCGGTTCATGGAGCGCTACGCGCCGACCATCGTCGACCTCGCCCCGCGTGACATCGTCGCCCGCTCGATGGTCCTCGAGGTGCTCGAGGGCCGCGGCGCCGGACCGAACAAGGACTACGTCTACATCGACGTGCGCCACCTCGGCGAGGACGTCCTCGAGGCGAAGCTGCCCGACATCACCGAGTTCGCCCGCACCTACCTGGGTGTCGACCCGGTCAAGGAACTGGTACCGGTCTACCCGACATGCCACTACGTCATGGGTGGCATCCCGACCACGGTGCACGGTCAGGTGCTGCGCGACAACACCACGATCGTGCCGGGTCTCTACGCCGCCGGCGAGTGCGCCTGCGTGTCGGTGCACGGCGCCAACCGGCTGGGCACCAACTCGCTGCTCGACATCAACGTGTTCGGCCGCCGGGCCGGGATCGCCGCCGCGAACTACGCGTTGGGCCACGACTTCGTCGACCTGCCGGAGCGGCCCGCCGAGATGGTGGTCAACTGGGTCGGCGACATCCTCTCCGAGCACGGCAACGAGCGCGTCGCCGACATCCGCGGTGCGCTGCAGCAGTCGATGGACAACAACGCCGCGGTGTTCCGCACCGAGGAGACCCTCAAGCAGGCGCTGACCGACATCCACACGCTCAAGGAGCGCTACTCGCGAATCACGGTGCAGGACAAGGGCAAACGCTACAACAGCGACCTGCTCGAGGCGATCGAACTCGGCTTCCTGCTCGAACTGGCCGAGGTCACCGTCGTCGGTGCACTCAACCGCAAGGAGTCCCGCGGCGGCCACGCGCGCGAGGACTACCCGAACCGCGACGACACCAACTACATGCGCCACACCATGGCCTACAAGGAGGGCACCGACCTGCTCTCCGACGTGCGCCTGGACTACAAGCCCGTGGTGCAGACCCGCTACGAGCCGATGGAGCGGAAGTACTGA
- a CDS encoding succinate dehydrogenase iron-sulfur subunit, with the protein MSAPAIEKNEATTPPVPEGAVMVTLKIARFNPEAPDDAGFQSFRVPCLPTDRLLNLLHYVKWYLDGTLTFRRSCAHGVCGSDAMRINGVNRLACKVLMRDMLPKNPKKQLTITIEPIRGLPVEKDLVVDMEPFFDAYRAVKPYLMTSGNQPTKERIQSQVDRARYDDTTKCILCAACTTSCPIYWTEGSYVGPAAIVNAHRFIFDSRDEGAAERLDILNDADGVWRCRTTFNCTEACPRGIQITQAIQEVKRALMFAR; encoded by the coding sequence ATGAGCGCACCTGCAATCGAGAAGAACGAAGCGACCACACCGCCGGTGCCCGAGGGCGCGGTCATGGTGACGCTCAAGATCGCCCGGTTCAACCCGGAGGCACCTGACGACGCCGGCTTCCAGAGCTTCCGCGTCCCGTGCCTGCCCACCGACCGGCTGCTCAACCTGCTGCACTACGTGAAGTGGTACCTCGACGGCACGCTGACGTTCCGCCGGTCCTGCGCGCACGGCGTGTGCGGCTCGGATGCGATGCGCATCAACGGGGTCAACCGGCTGGCGTGCAAGGTGCTGATGCGCGACATGCTGCCGAAGAACCCGAAGAAGCAGCTCACCATCACCATCGAGCCGATCCGCGGCCTGCCCGTGGAGAAGGACCTCGTGGTCGACATGGAGCCGTTCTTCGACGCCTACCGCGCGGTCAAGCCGTACCTGATGACCAGCGGTAACCAGCCGACCAAGGAACGCATCCAGAGCCAGGTCGACCGGGCCAGGTACGACGACACCACCAAGTGCATCCTGTGCGCGGCGTGCACCACCAGCTGCCCGATCTACTGGACCGAGGGCAGCTATGTGGGCCCGGCGGCGATCGTCAACGCCCACCGGTTCATCTTCGACAGCCGCGACGAGGGTGCGGCCGAGCGTCTCGACATCCTCAACGACGCCGACGGTGTGTGGCGCTGCCGCACGACGTTCAACTGCACCGAGGCCTGCCCGCGCGGCATCCAGATCACCCAGGCGATCCAGGAGGTCAAGCGCGCGCTGATGTTCGCGCGCTGA
- a CDS encoding AI-2E family transporter, which translates to MQEQTTLPNRGAVYGAHLRSSAVVAVQFIAVAAALWVLAWVVGKAWVILLPVVLALIVCTVLWPPVRWLRGKGVPPAAAVLLILLVALGLLSGLVAAVAPAIVEQSTELAQQATAGVVQVRDWLGGPPLDISEAQLDSAVTAITDRLNSSSAQIASGVFTGVGAATSALVTAFTAIVVTFFLLKDGPRFIPWLRRTVGNPAAPHVAEVLERVWSTLGGFIRTQALVSLVDAVLIGAGLVILGVPLAYALAIITFIGGFVPIVGAFVAGGLAVLIALVSNGPVDALIVLGIILAVQQLEGNVLQPWLQSKSMKLHAVIVLLAVTLGASTFGVIGAFLAVPVAAAAAVIIRYYDEQVSARSGETPASEQESEEAEESA; encoded by the coding sequence GTGCAAGAGCAGACGACGCTGCCCAACCGCGGGGCGGTCTACGGTGCCCATCTCCGATCGAGTGCGGTGGTGGCGGTGCAGTTCATCGCGGTCGCCGCCGCGTTGTGGGTGCTGGCGTGGGTGGTGGGCAAGGCGTGGGTGATCCTGCTGCCGGTGGTGCTGGCGCTGATCGTCTGCACGGTGCTCTGGCCGCCGGTGCGTTGGCTGCGAGGCAAGGGTGTGCCCCCGGCCGCGGCGGTGCTGCTGATACTGCTCGTCGCTCTCGGCCTGTTGAGTGGTCTGGTCGCCGCGGTGGCGCCGGCGATCGTCGAGCAGTCCACCGAACTGGCGCAGCAGGCGACGGCGGGTGTCGTCCAGGTGCGCGACTGGCTGGGCGGCCCACCGCTGGACATCAGTGAGGCGCAGCTGGACTCGGCGGTCACCGCGATCACCGATCGGTTGAACTCGAGTAGCGCACAGATTGCGTCCGGGGTGTTCACCGGCGTGGGCGCCGCGACGTCCGCGCTGGTCACCGCGTTCACCGCGATCGTCGTCACGTTCTTCCTGCTCAAGGATGGACCGCGGTTCATCCCGTGGTTGCGCCGTACGGTCGGCAATCCGGCCGCGCCGCACGTCGCCGAGGTTCTCGAGCGGGTCTGGTCGACCCTGGGCGGTTTCATCCGCACGCAGGCGCTGGTCAGCCTGGTCGACGCGGTGCTCATCGGGGCCGGCCTGGTGATCCTCGGCGTGCCGTTGGCGTATGCCCTCGCGATCATCACCTTCATCGGCGGGTTCGTGCCGATCGTCGGCGCGTTCGTCGCCGGTGGGCTGGCCGTGCTGATCGCGCTGGTGTCGAACGGTCCGGTGGACGCGCTGATCGTGCTGGGGATCATCCTCGCGGTCCAGCAGTTGGAGGGCAACGTCCTGCAGCCGTGGCTGCAGTCGAAGTCGATGAAGCTGCACGCGGTGATCGTCCTGCTGGCCGTCACCCTCGGCGCCTCGACCTTCGGCGTCATCGGCGCGTTCCTGGCCGTCCCGGTGGCGGCTGCGGCGGCGGTGATCATCCGCTACTACGACGAGCAGGTCAGCGCGCGGTCCGGCGAGACGCCGGCGTCCGAGCAGGAATCCGAGGAGGCCGAGGAGTCGGCGTGA
- a CDS encoding sigma-70 family RNA polymerase sigma factor, with amino-acid sequence MTASARIDEFESLRPYLLSVAYRLTGSVTDAEDAVQDAWLRWDALGEDRSGIADLRAWLTTVVSRIGLDRLRSAARRRETYVGEWLPEPVVTGFDRTDPLSAVVAAEDARFAAMVVLERLTPDQRVAFVLHDGFAVPFTEIAGVLGVNPAAARQLASRARRAVADAEAPARDPSHDEAVGRLMAAMAAGDMAAVVELLHPDVTFTGDSNRKAPTAPRVIHGADKVARFVFGLARRYGPRFFEAGDLVLVNGDLGLYTAGLPADGEWPAMAPRIQALTVRDGKVCAIWDVANPDKFTASPLRR; translated from the coding sequence ATGACCGCGAGTGCGCGGATCGACGAGTTCGAGAGCCTGCGACCGTATCTGCTGTCGGTGGCCTACCGCCTGACGGGTTCGGTGACCGATGCCGAGGACGCCGTGCAGGATGCCTGGCTGCGGTGGGATGCGCTGGGGGAGGACCGGTCCGGCATCGCCGATCTGCGCGCGTGGCTGACGACGGTGGTCAGCCGCATCGGCCTCGACCGGCTGCGGTCGGCCGCCCGGCGACGGGAGACCTATGTCGGCGAATGGCTGCCCGAACCCGTCGTCACGGGCTTTGACCGCACCGATCCGTTGTCGGCGGTGGTCGCCGCCGAGGACGCCCGGTTCGCGGCGATGGTGGTGCTCGAACGGTTGACCCCCGACCAGCGGGTGGCGTTCGTCCTGCACGACGGCTTCGCGGTGCCGTTCACCGAGATCGCCGGCGTCCTCGGGGTGAACCCCGCCGCGGCCCGTCAACTCGCGTCGCGGGCCCGCCGGGCCGTCGCCGATGCCGAGGCGCCCGCCCGCGACCCGTCCCACGACGAGGCCGTGGGCCGGCTGATGGCGGCGATGGCGGCGGGTGACATGGCCGCCGTCGTCGAACTGCTGCACCCCGACGTCACCTTCACCGGAGACTCGAACCGCAAGGCGCCCACCGCTCCTCGCGTCATCCACGGCGCCGACAAGGTGGCCAGGTTCGTCTTCGGGCTGGCCCGTCGCTACGGTCCGCGGTTCTTCGAGGCGGGCGACCTCGTACTCGTCAACGGCGACCTCGGGCTCTACACCGCGGGCCTGCCCGCCGACGGTGAGTGGCCCGCGATGGCGCCGCGCATCCAGGCGCTGACCGTGCGCGACGGCAAGGTGTGCGCGATCTGGGACGTCGCCAACCCGGACAAGTTCACGGCGTCGCCTCTTCGTCGGTAG
- a CDS encoding acyltransferase family protein, whose amino-acid sequence MVLPQSAPAADAGPVAAPADRVASLTGLRGIAALLVVGTHAAFATGKLPHGYLGTVYARLDIGVAIFFVLSGFLLFRPWVRAAATGMPGPSVDRYARRRARRILPAYLVTVLLAYLVFALWTVEETPGQSWAGLARHLTLTQIYTGDYLFTYLHHGLSQTWSLAVEVSFYVALPLLAYLLWVVWCRRTWRPVRLLGGLVAMAAVSPVWLTVVHTTEWLPNSAGMWLPAHLDWFAGGMALATLQRMGVRCRAAVAIPLAILLFLVVSTPVAGEMTMGPMPLWAPLMKNLLYACIATLAVAPLALGAPARTGGWYRRALSCRPVAWLGEVSYELFLLHVLVMAVLIHALDWPLFGGSLAGLFALTLLFAVPSAWALNRLTWRPADNSPDLRCFGTSAGENPVETQRY is encoded by the coding sequence CTGGTGCTCCCACAGTCAGCGCCGGCCGCCGACGCCGGCCCCGTCGCCGCACCCGCCGATCGGGTGGCGTCGCTGACGGGTCTGCGGGGCATCGCGGCGCTTCTCGTGGTGGGCACCCACGCGGCGTTCGCGACGGGCAAGCTGCCGCACGGCTACCTCGGGACCGTCTACGCACGTCTCGACATCGGTGTCGCGATCTTCTTCGTCCTGTCCGGCTTCCTGCTGTTCCGCCCGTGGGTACGCGCGGCCGCCACCGGCATGCCCGGACCGTCCGTCGACCGGTACGCGCGGCGCCGCGCGCGGCGCATCCTGCCCGCCTATCTGGTCACCGTGCTGCTGGCCTACCTCGTCTTCGCGCTCTGGACCGTCGAGGAGACACCCGGCCAGAGTTGGGCGGGGCTGGCGCGCCATCTCACGCTCACGCAGATCTACACCGGGGACTATCTGTTCACGTATCTGCACCACGGCCTGTCGCAGACATGGAGCCTGGCCGTGGAGGTGTCGTTCTACGTCGCCCTGCCGCTGCTGGCGTACCTGCTCTGGGTGGTGTGGTGCCGCAGGACGTGGCGCCCCGTGCGCCTACTGGGCGGCCTGGTGGCGATGGCCGCGGTGAGCCCGGTGTGGTTGACCGTCGTCCACACGACGGAGTGGCTGCCGAACTCCGCGGGGATGTGGCTACCGGCCCATCTCGACTGGTTCGCCGGCGGCATGGCGTTGGCGACCCTGCAGCGCATGGGCGTCCGCTGCCGCGCCGCGGTGGCGATACCGCTGGCGATACTGCTCTTCCTCGTCGTCAGCACGCCGGTGGCGGGTGAGATGACGATGGGGCCGATGCCGTTGTGGGCGCCGCTGATGAAGAATTTGCTGTACGCGTGCATCGCCACGCTCGCGGTCGCGCCCCTGGCCCTCGGCGCACCGGCTAGGACTGGCGGCTGGTACCGGCGGGCGCTGTCCTGCAGACCGGTCGCATGGCTGGGTGAGGTCTCCTACGAGCTGTTCCTGCTGCACGTCCTCGTCATGGCCGTCCTCATCCATGCGCTGGACTGGCCGCTGTTCGGCGGTTCGCTGGCCGGTCTGTTCGCGCTGACGCTGCTGTTCGCGGTCCCGTCGGCCTGGGCGCTGAACCGGCTGACGTGGCGGCCGGCCGACAATTCGCCGGATCTTCGATGTTTCGGCACGTCGGCGGGTGAGAATCCAGTGGAGACCCAGCGGTACTGA
- a CDS encoding DUF732 domain-containing protein, which produces MVRPFLGSILAAAAALGLAPPAAANEGPLLELQSQFAFLTADQLLREGYWACRAARSGMGSSDIVPMVQQHLKYSGASLAVANKIVSTAIVHLDC; this is translated from the coding sequence ATGGTGCGCCCGTTCCTCGGCTCGATCCTCGCCGCGGCGGCAGCCCTGGGACTCGCACCCCCGGCGGCCGCCAACGAAGGTCCGCTGCTCGAATTGCAGTCGCAGTTCGCATTCCTGACCGCCGACCAGCTGCTCAGAGAGGGGTACTGGGCCTGCCGGGCCGCCCGCAGCGGTATGGGCTCATCGGACATCGTCCCGATGGTGCAGCAGCATCTCAAGTACTCGGGCGCCTCGCTCGCGGTCGCCAACAAGATCGTCTCGACCGCGATCGTCCACCTCGACTGCTGA